From Pseudomonas sp. CCI4.2, one genomic window encodes:
- the argR gene encoding transcriptional regulator ArgR, which produces MTAHRIGFLIWPGTKALTLALAEEALRVAQRVHPEVVYDLLFLQAEPPVEGAWQLPGEPWLGRLEGCQKLFLLADEPPASMTSALSASLKQLVRAGCVIGGLSAGVYPLAQLGLLDGYRAAVHWRWQDDFAERFPKVIATSHLFDWDRDRLTACGGLSVLDLMLAVLARDHGAELAGAVSEELVVERIREGGERQRIPLQNRLGSSHPKLTQAVLLMEANIEEPLTTDEIAQHVCVSRRQLERIFKQYLNRVPSQYYLELRLNKARQMLMQTSKSIIQIGLSCGFSSGPHFSSAYRNFFGATPREDRNQRRSSSPFELSSVPSERG; this is translated from the coding sequence ATGACTGCCCATCGAATTGGTTTTCTCATCTGGCCCGGCACCAAAGCCTTGACGCTGGCACTGGCCGAGGAAGCCTTGCGTGTTGCACAGCGCGTCCACCCAGAAGTGGTTTACGACTTGCTGTTTTTGCAGGCCGAACCGCCCGTGGAAGGTGCCTGGCAATTGCCGGGTGAACCATGGCTGGGGCGTCTGGAAGGCTGTCAGAAGTTGTTTCTGCTGGCCGATGAGCCACCGGCGTCAATGACCTCGGCACTGAGTGCCTCGCTCAAGCAACTGGTGCGTGCCGGGTGTGTGATCGGCGGGCTGTCTGCCGGGGTTTATCCCTTGGCCCAGCTCGGTTTGCTCGACGGTTACCGTGCGGCGGTGCACTGGCGCTGGCAGGACGATTTTGCCGAGCGTTTTCCAAAGGTGATCGCCACCAGCCATTTATTCGATTGGGACCGCGACCGTTTGACCGCCTGCGGCGGGTTGTCGGTGCTGGATCTGATGTTGGCCGTTTTGGCCCGTGACCATGGCGCCGAGCTGGCCGGTGCGGTGTCGGAAGAATTGGTGGTGGAGCGCATTCGCGAGGGCGGCGAGCGCCAGCGGATTCCGTTGCAAAATCGTCTGGGGTCCAGCCATCCGAAGCTGACTCAGGCCGTGTTGCTGATGGAGGCCAATATCGAAGAGCCGCTGACCACCGACGAAATCGCTCAGCACGTGTGCGTGTCACGTCGGCAACTGGAGCGGATTTTCAAGCAATACCTCAATCGCGTACCAAGCCAGTACTACCTGGAGCTGCGCTTGAACAAGGCGCGGCAGATGCTGATGCAGACCAGTAAATCGATTATCCAGATCGGTTTGTCCTGCGGATTTTCCTCCGGGCCGCATTTCTCCAGCGCCTACCGTAACTTCTTCGGCGCCACCCCTCGAGAAGACCGTAACCAGCGCCGCAGCAGCAGCCCGTTTGAATTGTCATCGGTGCCGTCTGAGCGAGGTTGA
- the astA gene encoding arginine N-succinyltransferase produces MIVRPVRSSDLPKLIELAHTTGPGLTTLPANEQRLAHRISWAEKTFRGEAERADADYLFVMEDDDGHVVGICAIAGAVGLREPWYNYRVGLTVSASQELNIYREIPTLFLANDLTGNSELCSLFLRGDSRTGVNGRLLAKARLLFIAEFPKLFGNKIIAEMRGMSNEAGRSPFWESLGRHFFKMEFSQADYLTGVGNKAFIAELMPKFPLYTCFLSEDARNIIGRVHTDTEPALAMLKSEGFSYQGYVDIFDAGPAVECETTKIRAVRDSQALVLAIGTPGDDATPFLIHNRKREDCRITAAPARLAAGTLVVDPMTAKRLRLSAGDQVRAVPLSATREGV; encoded by the coding sequence ATGATCGTTCGTCCCGTACGCAGCAGCGACTTACCGAAACTGATCGAGTTGGCGCACACCACTGGCCCCGGCTTGACCACGCTGCCGGCCAATGAACAGCGCTTGGCGCACCGAATCAGTTGGGCCGAGAAAACCTTTCGTGGCGAAGCCGAGCGCGCCGACGCTGACTACCTGTTTGTCATGGAAGACGATGACGGCCACGTGGTAGGTATTTGCGCAATCGCCGGTGCCGTTGGACTGCGAGAGCCTTGGTACAACTACCGCGTAGGCCTGACGGTCAGTGCGTCTCAAGAACTGAACATCTACCGCGAAATACCGACGCTGTTCCTCGCCAACGACCTGACCGGCAATTCAGAGCTGTGTTCGTTGTTTTTACGTGGTGACAGTCGTACCGGTGTTAACGGTCGGTTGCTGGCCAAAGCGCGGCTGCTGTTTATTGCGGAATTCCCGAAGCTGTTCGGCAATAAGATCATTGCCGAAATGCGCGGCATGTCCAACGAAGCCGGGCGTTCACCTTTCTGGGAAAGCCTGGGGCGGCACTTTTTCAAGATGGAATTTAGCCAGGCGGACTACCTGACGGGCGTGGGCAACAAAGCCTTCATCGCCGAACTGATGCCCAAGTTCCCGCTCTACACCTGCTTCCTCTCCGAAGATGCGCGCAACATTATCGGCCGTGTACACACCGACACCGAACCGGCGTTGGCAATGCTCAAGAGCGAAGGCTTCAGTTATCAGGGTTATGTCGACATCTTCGACGCCGGCCCAGCCGTTGAATGTGAAACCACCAAGATCCGCGCCGTACGCGACAGTCAGGCATTGGTCCTGGCCATCGGTACGCCGGGGGACGACGCGACGCCGTTTCTGATTCATAACCGCAAACGCGAAGACTGCCGCATCACTGCTGCCCCGGCGCGGTTGGCCGCCGGCACGCTGGTGGTGGATCCGATGACCGCAAAACGCTTGCGGCTGAGCGCCGGTGATCAAGTGCGTGCGGTGCCGTTGTCCGCCACAAGGGAGGGTGTGTGA
- the astD gene encoding succinylglutamate-semialdehyde dehydrogenase, with product MMSTLYIAGAWHAGQGEPFESLNPVTQAVVWSGQGANAEQVDAAIKAARHAFPAWAKRSLDERIVLLEAFAASLKTHADALSRCIGEETGKPLWESATEVTSMINKIAISVQSYRERTGEKSGPLGDATAVLRHKPHGVVAVFGPYNFPGHLPNGHIVPALLAGNTVLFKPSELTPKVAELTVKCWVEAGLPTGVLNLLQGARETGVALASNPGIDGLFFTGSSRTGNLLHHQFSGRPEKILALEMGGNNPLIVDHVEDIEAAVYTVIQSAFISAGQRCTCARRLLVPEGAWGDALLARLVAVTATIEVGAFDQQPAPFMGSVISLGAARALLDAQELLLANGAVALLEMTQPQANAALLTPGILDVSDVTDRADEELFGPLLQVIRYADFEAAIAEANDTHYGLAAGLLSDSEARYQQFWLESRAGIVNWNKQLTGAASSAPFGGVGASGNHRASAYYAADYCAYPVASLEAPRISLPETLTPGITLS from the coding sequence GTGATGAGCACGCTGTATATCGCGGGTGCCTGGCACGCCGGGCAGGGTGAACCGTTCGAGTCGTTGAACCCGGTCACTCAGGCGGTGGTGTGGTCTGGGCAAGGCGCCAACGCTGAGCAGGTTGATGCCGCGATCAAGGCGGCGCGACACGCATTCCCAGCCTGGGCCAAACGTTCGCTGGATGAGCGCATCGTGCTGCTGGAAGCGTTTGCCGCGAGCCTGAAAACCCATGCCGACGCCTTGTCTCGCTGCATTGGCGAAGAGACCGGTAAACCGCTGTGGGAATCGGCCACCGAAGTCACCAGCATGATCAACAAGATCGCGATTTCGGTGCAGAGCTACCGTGAGCGAACCGGCGAAAAAAGCGGCCCATTGGGCGATGCGACTGCCGTGCTGCGGCATAAACCCCATGGCGTGGTCGCGGTGTTTGGTCCGTACAACTTTCCTGGGCATCTGCCCAATGGCCATATCGTGCCAGCGTTGTTGGCGGGTAATACGGTGTTGTTCAAACCAAGCGAGCTGACCCCAAAAGTCGCCGAGCTGACGGTCAAGTGTTGGGTCGAAGCCGGTTTGCCAACCGGGGTGTTGAACCTGCTGCAAGGCGCTCGGGAAACCGGCGTTGCGCTGGCGTCGAACCCTGGCATCGACGGGTTGTTTTTCACCGGGTCCAGCCGTACCGGAAACTTGCTGCACCACCAATTTTCCGGACGCCCGGAGAAGATCCTGGCGCTAGAAATGGGGGGCAACAATCCGCTGATCGTCGATCATGTTGAAGACATTGAAGCCGCTGTGTACACGGTGATTCAGTCGGCCTTTATTTCTGCCGGCCAGCGTTGTACCTGCGCCCGGCGTTTGTTGGTGCCCGAAGGTGCATGGGGCGATGCGTTGCTTGCACGGCTAGTGGCAGTGACCGCAACGATTGAAGTCGGTGCGTTCGATCAACAGCCAGCACCGTTCATGGGTTCGGTCATTTCCTTGGGCGCGGCGCGTGCGTTGCTCGATGCCCAGGAGTTGCTATTGGCCAATGGCGCCGTGGCCTTATTGGAAATGACGCAGCCGCAGGCGAACGCCGCATTGCTCACCCCAGGGATTCTCGACGTCAGTGACGTGACTGATCGGGCCGATGAAGAGTTGTTCGGACCGCTGCTACAAGTGATCCGCTATGCTGATTTTGAGGCGGCCATCGCCGAAGCCAATGACACCCACTACGGCTTGGCGGCGGGGCTGTTGTCCGACTCCGAAGCGCGTTATCAGCAGTTTTGGCTGGAAAGCCGGGCGGGTATTGTCAACTGGAACAAGCAATTGACCGGCGCTGCAAGTAGCGCGCCGTTCGGCGGGGTCGGCGCCTCGGGCAACCATCGCGCCAGCGCCTACTACGCGGCAGATTATTGCGCTTATCCGGTGGCCTCACTGGAAGCGCCGCGCATCAGTTTGCCGGAGACGTTGACGCCGGGCATCACGCTTTCCTGA
- the acs gene encoding acetate--CoA ligase — protein sequence MSAASLYPVRPEVLATTLTDEATYKAMYQQSVVNPDGFWREQAQRLDWITPFTLVKQTSFDDHHVDIKWFADGTLNVSYNCLDRHLAERGDQIAIIWEGDDPSEHRDITYRELHEEVCKFANALRGQDVHRGDVVTIYMPMIPEAVVAMLACTRIGAIHSVVFGGFSPEALAGRIIDCKSKIVITADEGLRGGKRTALKSNVDLALTNPETASVQKIIVCKRTGGDIAWHQHRDIWYEDLMRVASSHCAPKEMGAEEALFILYTSGSTGKPKGVQHTTGGYLVYAAMTHERVFDYRPGEVYWCTADVGWITGHSYIVYGPLANGATTLLFEGVPNYPDITRVSKIIDKHKVNILYTAPTAIRAMMAEGSKAVEGADGSSLRLLGSVGEPINPEAWNWYYKTVGKERCPIVDTWWQTETGGVLISPLPGATALKPGSATRPFFGVVPALVDNLGNLIEGAAEGNLVILDSWPGQARTLFGDHDRFVDTYFKTFRGMYFTGDGARRDEDGYYWITGRVDDVLNVSGHRMGTAEIESAMVAHPKVAEAAVVGVPHDLKGQGIYVYVTLNGGEEPSEALRLELRNWVRKEIGPIASPDFIQWAPGLPKTRSGKIMRRILRKIATGEYGSLGDISTLADPGVVQHLIETHKTMNA from the coding sequence ATGAGTGCGGCTTCCCTATATCCTGTTCGTCCCGAGGTTTTAGCGACAACGCTGACCGACGAGGCGACCTATAAGGCCATGTACCAGCAGTCGGTGGTCAATCCCGATGGCTTCTGGCGCGAGCAAGCCCAGCGTCTTGATTGGATCACCCCCTTCACCCTAGTCAAGCAAACCTCTTTCGACGATCACCATGTCGACATCAAATGGTTCGCTGACGGCACCCTGAACGTCTCCTACAACTGTCTTGATCGTCATTTGGCCGAGCGCGGCGATCAGATCGCAATCATCTGGGAAGGCGACGATCCTTCCGAACACCGCGACATCACTTATCGCGAGCTGCACGAAGAAGTCTGCAAGTTCGCTAACGCCCTGCGTGGCCAGGATGTGCACCGCGGCGACGTGGTGACTATCTATATGCCGATGATTCCCGAAGCTGTGGTCGCCATGCTGGCGTGTACCCGGATCGGCGCTATTCACTCGGTGGTCTTCGGTGGCTTTTCCCCAGAAGCACTCGCCGGTCGCATCATCGACTGCAAATCGAAAATCGTGATCACCGCTGACGAAGGTTTGCGCGGTGGCAAGCGCACGGCACTGAAAAGCAACGTCGATCTGGCGTTGACCAACCCGGAAACCGCCAGCGTTCAGAAGATCATCGTGTGCAAACGCACCGGCGGCGATATCGCTTGGCACCAACACCGTGACATCTGGTACGAAGACCTGATGAGGGTTGCGTCGAGCCATTGCGCGCCGAAAGAAATGGGCGCCGAAGAAGCACTGTTCATTCTTTACACCTCGGGCTCCACCGGTAAGCCGAAGGGCGTGCAGCACACCACGGGCGGTTACTTGGTCTATGCGGCCATGACCCACGAACGTGTGTTCGATTACCGTCCAGGCGAAGTCTACTGGTGCACCGCTGACGTAGGTTGGATCACCGGCCACAGCTATATCGTTTATGGCCCGCTGGCCAACGGTGCTACGACCCTGCTGTTTGAAGGCGTGCCCAATTACCCGGACATTACCCGCGTGTCGAAGATTATCGACAAGCACAAAGTCAATATCCTCTACACCGCACCGACCGCCATTCGCGCCATGATGGCCGAAGGCAGCAAAGCGGTTGAGGGTGCGGACGGTTCAAGCCTGCGCCTGTTGGGTTCGGTCGGTGAGCCGATCAACCCGGAAGCCTGGAACTGGTACTACAAGACCGTCGGCAAAGAGCGCTGCCCGATTGTCGATACTTGGTGGCAAACCGAGACGGGGGGGGTGTTGATCAGCCCACTGCCGGGGGCGACAGCGCTTAAACCAGGCTCGGCGACACGGCCGTTCTTCGGCGTCGTGCCGGCGCTTGTTGATAATTTGGGCAACCTGATTGAAGGCGCGGCTGAAGGCAATCTGGTGATTCTCGATTCGTGGCCAGGTCAGGCACGTACGTTGTTCGGCGACCATGACCGCTTCGTCGATACGTATTTCAAAACCTTCCGTGGCATGTACTTCACCGGTGACGGCGCCCGCCGCGACGAGGACGGCTATTACTGGATCACCGGGCGTGTGGATGACGTGCTTAACGTTTCCGGGCACCGCATGGGCACCGCCGAAATCGAAAGCGCCATGGTTGCTCACCCTAAAGTGGCCGAAGCCGCTGTTGTGGGTGTGCCACACGACCTTAAAGGGCAGGGCATTTATGTCTACGTCACCCTGAACGGTGGCGAAGAGCCAAGTGAGGCGCTGCGCCTGGAATTGAGAAATTGGGTGCGTAAGGAAATCGGTCCGATTGCTTCACCGGACTTTATCCAGTGGGCACCGGGGCTGCCGAAAACCCGTTCGGGCAAAATCATGCGCCGCATTCTGCGCAAGATTGCCACCGGCGAATACGGTTCCTTGGGTGATATATCCACCCTGGCAGACCCAGGCGTAGTGCAACACCTGATCGAAACGCACAAGACCATGAACGCCTGA
- a CDS encoding ABC transporter permease, whose protein sequence is MLNGYGAVILDGAWLTLQLALSSMALAIVLGLVGVSLRLSPVRWLAGLGDLYSTVIRGIPDLVLILLIFYGGQDLLNRVAPLLGFDDYIDLNPLAAGVGTLGFIFGAYLSETFRGAFMAIPKGQAEAGMAYGMSGFKVFFRILVPQMIRLAIPGFTNNWLVLTKATALISVVGLQDMMFKAKQAADATRQPFTFYLAVAGMYLVITSVSLLVLRYLEKRYSVGVREADL, encoded by the coding sequence ATGTTGAACGGCTACGGGGCTGTCATCCTCGATGGCGCATGGCTCACGCTGCAACTCGCTTTGTCGTCCATGGCCTTGGCGATCGTTCTCGGACTGGTTGGGGTGTCGTTGCGGTTGTCGCCAGTACGTTGGCTTGCCGGCTTGGGTGATCTGTATTCCACGGTGATTCGCGGGATCCCCGATCTGGTGCTGATCCTGCTGATTTTCTATGGCGGCCAGGACCTGCTGAACCGTGTCGCACCGCTCTTAGGCTTCGACGATTACATTGATTTGAACCCGTTGGCGGCCGGTGTTGGCACCTTGGGGTTCATCTTCGGTGCGTACCTGTCAGAAACCTTTCGCGGTGCGTTCATGGCGATACCCAAGGGCCAGGCGGAAGCGGGTATGGCCTATGGAATGAGCGGTTTCAAGGTGTTTTTCAGGATTCTGGTGCCGCAGATGATTCGTTTGGCAATTCCTGGGTTCACCAATAACTGGTTGGTGCTGACCAAGGCCACGGCGCTAATTTCGGTGGTCGGCCTGCAAGACATGATGTTCAAAGCCAAGCAGGCGGCAGATGCGACTCGACAGCCGTTCACCTTTTATCTAGCCGTGGCGGGGATGTACTTGGTGATTACCAGTGTGTCGTTGCTGGTGCTGCGCTACCTCGAAAAACGCTACTCAGTAGGCGTTAGGGAGGCTGACTTATGA
- a CDS encoding ABC transporter ATP-binding protein → MNKLEVHDLHKRYGSHEVLKGVTLTAKAGDVISIIGSSGSGKSTFLRCINLLEQPHAGKIVLNNEELKLMANKEGGLKAADPKQLQRMRSRLSMVFQHFNLWSHMTALENIIEAPIHVLGMSKKDALEKAEHYLSKVGVSHRKHAYPGHMSGGEQQRVAIARALAMEPEVMLFDEPTSALDPELVGDVLKVMQALAQEGRTMVVVTHEMGFAREVSNQLIFLHKGQVQERGDPREVLINPQSERLQQFLSGSLK, encoded by the coding sequence ATGAACAAGCTAGAAGTCCACGACCTGCACAAACGCTACGGCAGTCATGAAGTGCTCAAGGGCGTGACCCTGACGGCCAAGGCGGGCGATGTGATCAGCATCATCGGTTCCAGCGGTTCGGGCAAAAGCACTTTTTTGCGCTGCATCAACCTGCTTGAACAACCCCATGCCGGCAAAATCGTCCTGAACAACGAAGAGCTGAAATTGATGGCGAACAAGGAGGGCGGCTTGAAAGCCGCTGACCCGAAACAGCTGCAACGTATGCGGTCGCGGTTATCGATGGTGTTCCAGCACTTCAATTTGTGGTCACACATGACAGCCTTGGAAAACATTATCGAAGCGCCCATCCATGTGCTGGGCATGTCAAAAAAAGACGCCCTGGAAAAGGCCGAGCATTACCTGTCCAAAGTCGGCGTTTCGCACCGCAAGCATGCGTATCCGGGGCATATGTCCGGCGGCGAACAACAGCGCGTAGCGATTGCACGGGCGTTGGCGATGGAGCCCGAGGTCATGCTGTTTGATGAGCCAACCTCGGCGCTTGACCCTGAGTTGGTTGGCGATGTGCTGAAGGTGATGCAAGCGCTGGCACAGGAAGGGCGAACCATGGTGGTGGTCACGCACGAAATGGGCTTTGCCCGTGAAGTCTCGAACCAGCTGATTTTTCTGCACAAGGGTCAGGTCCAAGAGCGCGGCGACCCTCGTGAGGTATTGATAAACCCTCAGTCAGAGCGTCTTCAGCAGTTTCTGTCTGGCAGCTTGAAGTAA
- a CDS encoding aspartate aminotransferase family protein, with amino-acid sequence MSVEHAQVQRTDFDQVMVPNYSPAGFIPVRGAGSRVWDQSGRELVDFAGGIAVNVLGHAHPALVRALTEQANTLWHVSNVFTNEPALRLAKKLVDATFAERAFFCNSGAEANEAAFKLARRVSHDLYGPEKYEIIAALNSFHGRTLFTVNVGGQSKYSDGFGPKIVGITHVPFNDLDALKAAISDKTCAVVLEPVQGESGVIPGELAYLQGARDVCDKHKALLIFDEVQTGMGRSGELFAYMHYNVIPDILTSAKSLGGGFPIAAMLTTETLANHLTVGTHGTTYGGNPLACAVAEAVIDIVNTPETLSGVHAKRARFQARLEQIGKQYGVFTQVRGLGLLIGCVLSDAWKGKAKDIFNAAEKEGVMVLQAGPDVIRFAPSLVVTEVDIDEGLNRFERAIAKLTQA; translated from the coding sequence ATGTCCGTTGAGCATGCTCAGGTGCAACGCACCGATTTTGACCAGGTAATGGTCCCTAACTACTCGCCAGCGGGCTTTATCCCTGTGCGTGGTGCGGGTTCCCGCGTCTGGGATCAATCGGGTCGCGAATTGGTGGATTTCGCCGGCGGCATCGCAGTAAACGTGCTCGGCCATGCCCACCCGGCATTGGTCCGTGCGCTGACCGAGCAAGCCAATACCCTGTGGCACGTGTCCAACGTATTTACCAACGAACCTGCCCTGCGGCTGGCGAAGAAGCTGGTCGACGCCACTTTTGCTGAGCGTGCGTTTTTCTGTAACTCAGGTGCCGAGGCGAACGAGGCTGCATTCAAGCTGGCGCGTCGGGTCTCTCATGACCTGTACGGCCCGGAAAAATACGAAATCATTGCCGCGCTCAACAGCTTCCACGGTCGCACCTTGTTCACCGTGAACGTTGGCGGTCAGTCCAAATATTCCGATGGCTTCGGTCCGAAAATCGTCGGCATCACCCATGTTCCGTTCAATGACCTGGACGCGCTGAAAGCGGCGATTTCCGACAAGACCTGCGCCGTGGTGCTAGAGCCGGTACAAGGCGAGAGCGGTGTTATTCCGGGTGAATTGGCCTATTTGCAAGGCGCGCGGGATGTGTGCGACAAGCACAAGGCGCTGCTGATATTCGACGAAGTGCAGACCGGCATGGGCCGTTCCGGCGAGCTGTTTGCCTACATGCATTACAACGTGATCCCAGACATCCTCACCAGCGCCAAAAGCTTGGGCGGTGGGTTCCCGATTGCCGCGATGCTGACCACCGAAACACTGGCCAATCACCTGACTGTAGGCACCCACGGCACAACCTATGGCGGCAACCCGCTGGCCTGCGCCGTGGCTGAAGCGGTGATCGACATCGTTAATACCCCGGAAACACTGTCGGGCGTTCACGCCAAACGCGCGCGGTTCCAAGCGCGTCTGGAACAGATCGGCAAGCAATACGGCGTCTTCACCCAAGTGCGTGGCTTGGGCCTGTTGATCGGGTGTGTGCTCAGCGATGCCTGGAAAGGCAAAGCCAAAGACATCTTCAATGCCGCCGAAAAAGAAGGCGTGATGGTCCTGCAAGCCGGTCCAGATGTGATCCGTTTCGCGCCAAGCCTGGTGGTGACTGAAGTCGATATTGATGAAGGCTTGAACCGTTTTGAACGCGCTATCGCCAAGCTGACTCAGGCGTGA
- a CDS encoding ABC transporter substrate-binding protein — protein sequence MKKFMLLGAMALSVLVQPVFADEKPMKIGIEAAYPPFASKAADGSIVGFDYDIGNALCEEMKVKCTWFEQEFDGLIPALKVRKIDAILSSMSITEDRKKSVDFSNKYYNTPARLVMKDGTVISADLTELKGKKIGVQRGSIHDRFAQEVLKPLGAEIVPYGSQNEIYLDVAAGRLDGTLADATLLQDGFLNTDAGKGYAFAGPAFTDTKYFGDGIGIAVRKGDKADLDKINAAIVAIRANGKYKQIQDKYFNFDIYGE from the coding sequence ATGAAAAAATTCATGCTTCTCGGCGCTATGGCGTTGTCTGTGTTGGTGCAGCCCGTATTTGCGGATGAAAAACCGATGAAAATTGGCATCGAAGCGGCGTACCCTCCGTTTGCATCCAAAGCTGCGGACGGCAGCATCGTGGGTTTCGACTACGACATTGGCAACGCGCTGTGTGAGGAAATGAAGGTCAAGTGCACGTGGTTCGAGCAAGAGTTCGATGGCCTGATTCCGGCGCTGAAAGTGCGCAAGATCGACGCCATCCTGTCCTCGATGTCCATCACCGAAGACCGCAAGAAATCGGTCGATTTCAGCAATAAGTACTACAACACCCCAGCCCGATTGGTCATGAAAGACGGCACGGTAATCAGCGCCGATCTGACCGAACTCAAAGGCAAGAAAATCGGCGTGCAACGCGGGTCGATTCACGACCGTTTCGCTCAGGAAGTCCTGAAGCCTTTAGGCGCTGAAATCGTACCGTACGGCTCACAGAACGAAATTTACCTGGACGTTGCTGCCGGTCGCCTCGATGGCACCTTGGCTGACGCCACCCTATTGCAAGACGGCTTCCTCAACACCGATGCAGGCAAAGGTTATGCCTTCGCCGGTCCGGCCTTCACCGACACAAAATATTTCGGCGATGGCATTGGTATCGCTGTACGCAAGGGTGACAAGGCTGATCTGGACAAGATCAACGCGGCCATCGTTGCCATTCGTGCTAATGGCAAATACAAACAGATTCAGGACAAATACTTCAACTTCGATATTTACGGCGAATAA
- a CDS encoding ABC transporter permease: protein MIFDYNVVWESLPLYLGGLLITLKLLGISLVFGLLAALPLGLMRVSKNPWVNLPAWLYTYVIRGTPMLVQLFLIYYGLAQFQAVRDSFLWPFLSSATFCACLAFAINTSAYTAEIIAGSLKSTPAGEIEAARAMGMSRSKMYRRILLPSALRRALPQYSNEVIMMLQTTSLASIVTLIDITGAARTVNAQFYLPFEAYITAGAFYLCLTFILVRLFKMAERHWLGYLAPRKA, encoded by the coding sequence ATGATCTTCGATTACAACGTCGTCTGGGAAAGCCTGCCGCTGTACCTTGGTGGTTTGCTGATTACCCTCAAATTACTGGGGATTTCCCTGGTGTTCGGCCTGCTGGCGGCGTTGCCGCTGGGGTTGATGCGGGTGTCGAAAAACCCTTGGGTCAATCTGCCCGCTTGGCTCTACACCTATGTGATTCGCGGCACGCCGATGCTGGTGCAGTTGTTTTTGATTTATTACGGTCTGGCCCAATTCCAAGCCGTGCGCGACAGTTTTCTCTGGCCATTTTTGTCGAGCGCGACGTTTTGCGCGTGCCTGGCATTCGCGATCAATACCAGCGCCTACACCGCTGAAATCATCGCAGGCAGCCTCAAATCGACCCCGGCCGGGGAAATAGAGGCGGCCAGGGCCATGGGCATGTCCCGCTCGAAAATGTACCGACGGATTCTGTTGCCGTCGGCATTGCGTCGGGCGCTGCCGCAGTACAGCAACGAGGTCATCATGATGCTGCAGACCACCAGTCTGGCGTCGATCGTGACCCTGATCGATATCACTGGCGCGGCACGCACGGTCAATGCCCAGTTCTATTTACCGTTCGAGGCGTACATCACCGCTGGCGCGTTCTACTTGTGCCTGACCTTCATTCTGGTGCGACTGTTCAAAATGGCCGAGCGCCATTGGCTGGGCTATCTCGCCCCGCGCAAGGCTTGA
- the aruF gene encoding arginine/ornithine succinyltransferase subunit alpha, with product MLVMRPAQMADLGEVQRLAADSPIGVTSLPDDADRLTDKIAASEASFAAEVSFNGEESYFFVLEDSDTGRLVGCSGIVASAGYSEPFYSFRNETFVHASRELKIHNKIHVLSQCHDLTGNSLLTSFYVIPELVGTHWSELNSRGRLLFVAGHPERFADSVVTEIVGYSDEHGDSPFWDAIGRNFFDLNYAEAERLCGLKSRTFLAELMPHYPIYVPLLPDAAQESMGQVHPRAQITFDILMREGFETDHYIDIFDGGPTLHARVSGIRSIAQSRLVPVKLDTVKTADIGKGGRQYLVANGQLQDYRAVLLELDWAPGKPVSLSLEAAEALGVGEGASVRIVAV from the coding sequence ATGCTGGTGATGCGCCCCGCGCAAATGGCTGATCTGGGCGAGGTACAGCGTCTGGCCGCAGACAGCCCGATTGGTGTCACTTCCTTGCCGGACGATGCTGACCGTTTGACCGACAAGATCGCGGCTTCGGAAGCGTCGTTCGCCGCTGAAGTCAGTTTCAACGGTGAAGAAAGCTACTTCTTCGTGCTCGAAGACAGCGACACCGGGCGCCTGGTGGGGTGTTCTGGGATTGTCGCATCAGCGGGCTATTCCGAACCCTTCTATAGTTTTCGTAACGAGACCTTTGTTCACGCGTCTCGCGAACTGAAGATTCACAACAAGATTCACGTGCTGTCGCAATGTCACGACCTGACAGGCAACAGCCTGCTCACCAGTTTTTATGTGATCCCGGAATTGGTCGGCACCCACTGGTCTGAGCTCAATTCCCGTGGGCGCCTGCTGTTCGTCGCCGGTCATCCGGAGCGCTTTGCCGACTCGGTGGTCACCGAAATCGTCGGTTACAGCGATGAGCACGGCGACTCGCCGTTTTGGGACGCCATCGGCCGTAACTTCTTCGACCTGAACTACGCCGAGGCCGAGCGTCTGTGCGGCCTGAAAAGCCGGACCTTTCTCGCTGAATTGATGCCGCATTACCCGATATACGTGCCATTGCTGCCTGACGCCGCGCAAGAGTCCATGGGTCAAGTGCATCCGCGTGCGCAGATCACTTTCGACATCCTGATGCGCGAAGGTTTTGAGACCGACCATTACATCGATATTTTCGACGGTGGCCCGACCTTGCATGCGCGAGTGTCCGGTATCCGCTCGATCGCTCAGAGCCGATTGGTCCCGGTGAAGCTCGATACGGTAAAAACCGCTGATATCGGCAAAGGCGGGCGCCAATATCTGGTCGCCAACGGCCAATTGCAGGATTACCGCGCGGTGCTGTTGGAGCTCGACTGGGCGCCGGGCAAACCGGTCAGCCTGAGTCTGGAAGCCGCCGAGGCACTGGGCGTGGGTGAAGGCGCCAGCGTTCGTATCGTGGCGGTTTAA